The window TACATCATTGCGGGAATAAAAACGCTTCCCCCCCCTGCGTGAGGGAAAAAGTAAACCGGCCTTTTCATACAATCGCAAAGTCCGCGGATGCACCTGGAGCAAATCAGCCACAACTCCTATAGAATACATGGGATAATCATTATCCGCAACCGTACCTTCAATCATCAGCTACTCTCTTTCCTCAACTATCAGTATTAATATAACCTGTAAATGGATATTGTCAAGTCAAAAAATAAAATATCAGAAATGACTTGCAAAAAATACATACATAATTTACCAATAGCTATCCGGACAGGAGGTAATAAAAGCTTATGAAGATAGGAATAGTTGATGGACAGGGAGGTGGCATCGGCAGTGCCATTATCCGACAGCTGAAGGAAGTCTTCGGCGAAGAGGTGGAGATATGGGCGCTGGGTACTAATGCCATTGCCACGGCCGCAATGATGAAAGCCAGAGCAAACCGGGGAGCCACCGGCGAAAATGCCATTATCCAAAGCATTGTAAAAGTTGACATTATTCTTGGAACTATTTCCATTATCATGGCCCATGCA of the Pseudomonadota bacterium genome contains:
- a CDS encoding DUF3842 family protein; translated protein: MKIGIVDGQGGGIGSAIIRQLKEVFGEEVEIWALGTNAIATAAMMKARANRGATGENAIIQSIVKVDIILGTISIIMAHAIMGELTPAMATAIAASPAKKLLLPLSQENIKIIGIYKEPLPHLIDLMVKMLQKEFRENV